From Streptomyces sp. SCSIO 75703:
TCGCGGCGACGGACGAGCGGACCGGGGTGTGGGCGCGGCTGACCACGCAGGACCGGGCGTGGGGCACCGACGTGGAGATCGAGGTCGAGGACGCGGCGGGGCCGCGCACCTGCCGGCTGGTCGCGGTCGGCGGCGACGGTTCGGAGCAGACGGTGGCCACGTGGAGCGTCCCCGGCCACGACGCCCGGCCCCACACCCTGCGCGGCGGGGCCGCGCTGCGCCCCGACGACATCGTCCGCTACGAGGTGCGCACCACGGAGGGCGACCGGCTGGTGACGCTGGCCCCGAAGGAGGCGGCCCGGCCGTGATCCCGGGGCCGCCCGCTACTTGAGGAGCCGGGACAGACGCCGGTCGGCGAGGGGCCGGCCGCCGGTCTGGCAGGTCGGGCAGTACTGGAGGGAGGAGTCGCTGAAGGAGACCTCCCGGATGGTGTCCCCGCAGACCGGGCAGGGTTCGCCCGTGCGCCCGTGCACCCGCAGCCCGCTCTTCTTCTCGGCCTTCAGCCGCCCCGCCGCCAGGCCCCGGGAGCGCTCGACCGCCTCGGTGAGCGTGGTGCGCAGGGCCGTGTGCAGGCGGGTGGTCTCCTCCGGGGTGAGGGAGGCGGCCAGTTTGAACGGGGACATCCTCGCGGCGTGCAGGATCTCGTCGCTGTAGGCGTTGCCGATGCCCGCGATCAGGCTCTGGTCGCGCAGGGCGCCCTTGACCTGCCGGCGCTCGGTGCGCAGCAGCGCGGCGAGGCGGGCCTCGTCGAAGTCGTCGGCGAGCGGGTCGGGGCCGAGCCGGGCCACGCCGGGTACCAGCGTCGGGTCGGTGACGACGTACACGGCGAGCCGCTTCTGGGTGCCGGCCTCCGTGAGGTCGAAGCCCGCGCCGGTCTCCAGGGCGACGCGTAGCGCGAGGGGGCCCTTGCCGGGGCGGGGCACGCCGTCGGGGAGGGGGTCCTGCCAGCGCAGCCAGCCGGCGCGGGCCAGGTGGGTCACCAGGTGCGGGCCGTCCTCGGTCGCCACGTCGAGGAACTTGCCGTACCGGTGGACGGCGGTGACCCGGCGCCCCTCCAGGGCGGCGGGCGCGGGATCGTACGTCTTCAGGACGCTGATGGCCACGGGCAGCACCCGGACGATCTCACGGCCGGTGAGGTGCTCGGTGAGGAAGTCCCTGAGCGCCTCGACCTCGGGCAGTTCGGGCATGGGTCCAGGGTGCCACCCCGGGCGGGAGTCCGCCGGGCTCAGCCGTCCCGGGGGGCCAGCACGAACTCGGCCCAGACGCACTTGCCACCCCCGCGCGCCTCCATGCCCCAGGCGTCGGCCAGCGCGTCGACCAGCAGCAGTCCGCGTCCGGACACCCCGGACTCCCCGGCGTCGCGGCGGCGGGGCAGGGCGCTGGAGGTGTCCTCGACCTCGACGCGCAGCCGCCGCTGCGGTCCGGTGAGGACGCGCAGGGTGACGTCGGCGGGGCCCTCCGTGTGCACGAGGGCGTTGGTGATCAGCTCGTCGGCGACGAGTTCGATCTCGTCGGACCGGGAGTCGGCGCCCCAGGCGCGCAGCGAGGCGCGGACCAGGTGCCGGGCGTCGGTGAGCGCGTCGGCGTCGCCGGCCGGGACGTGGCGGCGACGCCGTCCGCCGGTGCGGGGCGCGTCGAGTCCGCGCCGGCGCAGCAGGAGCAGGGCGACGTCGTCGTCGCCGCGGCGTTCCTCGGCCACGTCGATGAGCCGGTCGGCGAGGTCGCGCACGTCGGGCGGGCCGGAGTCGACGAGGGCGGCCAGCACGCGCAGTCCGTCGTCGAGGTCGGCGCCGGGCTGTTCGACCAGTCCGTCGGTGCAGAGCAGCAGGGTGTGGCCCGGGTCCAGCTCGATGGTGCCGACCGGGTAGGCGAGCCGGTCGAACTCGGCGGAGAGCCCGAGCGGCAGCCCGCCCTCGACGGGGACCCGGCGGCAGATGCCGTCGCCGTCCCGTACGAGGGGGTCGAGGTGCCCGGCGCGGACCGCCTGGACCACCCCGGTGGCGAGGTCGATCTCGGTGTAGAGACAGGTGGCGAAGCGGTCGGTGTCGAGTTCGTGCAGGAAGACGGAGGCGCGTGCCATCACCGTGGCCGGGGGGTGGCCCTCGGCGGCGTAGGCGCGCAGCACGATGCGGAGCTGGCCCATGACGGCGGCGGCGTGGGTGTCGTGCCCCTGGACGTCGCCGATGACGGCGCCGACCCGGCCGCCGGGCAGCGGGATCAGGTCGTACCAGTCGCCGCCGATGTCCCGGCCGAGGGC
This genomic window contains:
- a CDS encoding DNA-formamidopyrimidine glycosylase family protein, whose product is MPELPEVEALRDFLTEHLTGREIVRVLPVAISVLKTYDPAPAALEGRRVTAVHRYGKFLDVATEDGPHLVTHLARAGWLRWQDPLPDGVPRPGKGPLALRVALETGAGFDLTEAGTQKRLAVYVVTDPTLVPGVARLGPDPLADDFDEARLAALLRTERRQVKGALRDQSLIAGIGNAYSDEILHAARMSPFKLAASLTPEETTRLHTALRTTLTEAVERSRGLAAGRLKAEKKSGLRVHGRTGEPCPVCGDTIREVSFSDSSLQYCPTCQTGGRPLADRRLSRLLK